A region of the Anaerobiospirillum thomasii genome:
ATCATAAACGCTCCTTAGTTATTTGTATTGTACCACAGCAATTTATTAATTTTTTTGACGAAAACTTCGTATCAGCATAAGAAATACAGATGAAAATAGATAAAGTTTATCTTGCGCCCATGGAGGGAGTGGCAGATGCCCCTATGCGTCAGGTCCTCACAGCCCATGGCGGTTATGACGAATGCTTTAGTGAATTTATACGTGTAACGGATGAAGTGCTTCCTTACAAGACACTGCTGCGTGATGTGCCAGAGCTTGAGCATGGTGCTGTGACCACATCTGGTGTCAATGTCAGAGTACAGTTTCTAGGTGACAATCCTAAGATGCTTTTGCAAAGTGCCAAAAGAGCAGTGGAGCTTGGTGCCCGCGCCATTGATATGAATTTTGGCTGTCCGTCACGCTTTGTGCATCATGGCGGTGCTATGCTCTTAAAAGAGCCTGAGCTTTTACATGAGATTGTATCTACTCTAAGAGAGGGTCTTGACAGCTCTGTTCACCTGTCAGTTAAAATGCGTGCAGGCTTTGCCTCCAAAGAAGAGGCTCCTGTTTTAGTCAAGGCCGTGGCTGTTGACGGGGTCAATGAGATTATAATTCATGCCAGAACCAGAAAGGATCTGTATCGTGAGGATGCACTGGACTGGTCTATTATTAAAAATCTGCATGAGCTTGCCGATAATATACCTATTGTGGCCAATGGCGATATCTGCTGCTATGATGATGCGCAAAACTGTGCAACAATAAGTGGCTGTGACAGGCTTATGGTAGGCAGAGCAGCTTTAATGCTGCCAAATATAGGTCATGTCATTAAAAAGGCTGACAAAATATATTCAAGTGCCAGAACTTTAGCTCTGGTGCTGGAGCTTATGACAGAGCTTAAAAAACGTAAGACACATGACAAGGCTGTTATGGATAGATCAAAACAGTTTTTAGGCTTTGCAAGGCGTAATAATGTAATTTTATCTGACTTTTTTAAGATATTCTGTCGCATAGGAGATCTTAAAAATGCTATGCTCTGTCTTGAGAGTATGATAACTGCCCTGGAGAATAAAGGAATTGAAAATTAAATCATCACTAATTGCAGCAGCTGCCTTATTTACTACCATGTCATGTGCTTTTGCCGGTAATGAGGTACAGATTATTCCTGCACCATTTCCTGCAGTACCTAAGGGCTGGAGTCAGGAAATTATCAACAATACTGTAATTTATAATGCTCCTCTATCTGAGACCACCAATACCATACCTACAACTATAAGACTTACCTATACAAGAAAGACTGATAATCAGAATGCTGCAGCATTTATGGACAGCTATATCTCAAGATCAAAGTG
Encoded here:
- a CDS encoding tRNA-dihydrouridine synthase, producing MKIDKVYLAPMEGVADAPMRQVLTAHGGYDECFSEFIRVTDEVLPYKTLLRDVPELEHGAVTTSGVNVRVQFLGDNPKMLLQSAKRAVELGARAIDMNFGCPSRFVHHGGAMLLKEPELLHEIVSTLREGLDSSVHLSVKMRAGFASKEEAPVLVKAVAVDGVNEIIIHARTRKDLYREDALDWSIIKNLHELADNIPIVANGDICCYDDAQNCATISGCDRLMVGRAALMLPNIGHVIKKADKIYSSARTLALVLELMTELKKRKTHDKAVMDRSKQFLGFARRNNVILSDFFKIFCRIGDLKNAMLCLESMITALENKGIEN